A DNA window from Planctomycetota bacterium contains the following coding sequences:
- a CDS encoding GTP-binding protein, whose amino-acid sequence MTSPVPVTVLTGFLGAGKTTLLNHLLSRRHGWKVAVIENEFGEVGVDHDLVLTAEEDLILLNNGCVCCKIRGDLVRTLHAILRRPERFDAILVETTGLADPGPVLQSFFVDEDLKERLRLDAVVTVVDARHTEPHLEESPEARRQVAFADVLLLNKTDLVGADALRTLERRLRAINPLARLHRTVRAQIEPDKILGLGAFDLSRAPALPPEDEASHGRHDPEIRAVCLREPGALDGRALNAWLGGLLRSRGADLFRMKGIVQVAGEPRRVVFQGVHMMFEGRPDRPWKPGEDRTNRLVFIGRRLDETELREGLRACVHRPSAG is encoded by the coding sequence ATGACGTCCCCTGTTCCCGTCACGGTCCTCACGGGCTTCCTGGGCGCGGGGAAAACGACCCTCCTCAACCACCTCCTGTCCCGCCGCCACGGCTGGAAAGTCGCCGTGATCGAAAACGAGTTCGGCGAGGTGGGCGTGGACCACGACCTCGTCCTGACCGCCGAAGAAGATCTCATCCTCCTCAACAACGGCTGCGTCTGCTGCAAGATCCGCGGCGATCTCGTGCGCACGCTGCACGCGATTCTGCGCCGGCCCGAGCGCTTCGACGCGATCCTCGTGGAAACGACCGGCCTGGCGGACCCCGGCCCCGTCCTGCAATCCTTCTTCGTGGACGAGGACCTCAAGGAGCGCCTGCGCCTGGACGCGGTGGTCACCGTCGTGGACGCCCGCCACACGGAACCGCACCTCGAAGAGTCCCCGGAGGCCCGCCGGCAGGTGGCCTTCGCCGACGTCCTGCTGCTCAACAAGACCGACCTCGTCGGAGCGGACGCGCTCCGGACGCTCGAGCGGCGCCTGCGCGCGATCAACCCCCTGGCGCGCCTCCACCGCACCGTCCGCGCGCAGATCGAGCCGGACAAGATCCTCGGACTCGGGGCGTTCGATCTCTCGCGCGCGCCCGCGCTTCCGCCGGAGGACGAAGCATCCCACGGACGGCATGACCCCGAGATCCGGGCCGTCTGCCTTCGCGAGCCGGGAGCCCTGGACGGCCGGGCCCTCAACGCCTGGCTCGGCGGGCTGCTGCGCTCCCGCGGGGCCGACCTCTTCCGCATGAAGGGGATCGTCCAGGTCGCCGGCGAGCCGCGCCGCGTCGTCTTTCAGGGGGTTCACATGATGTTCGAGGGCCGGCCCGACCGCCCCTGGAAGCCGGGAGAAGACCGGACCAACCGCCTGGTCTTCATCGGACGCCGGCTCGACGAAACCGAGCTGCGCGAAGGGCTGCGCGCCTGCGTGCACCGCCCTTCCGCGGGCTGA